In Armigeres subalbatus isolate Guangzhou_Male unplaced genomic scaffold, GZ_Asu_2 Contig1143, whole genome shotgun sequence, a single window of DNA contains:
- the LOC134202315 gene encoding uncharacterized protein LOC134202315, with protein MLKQQLSREFEMSDCGEASYLGRYQQNPVDQHWQALKRIVRYLKGTTKLGLLYNESSSPLIGFVDADWASDQEDRKSVTGFVFKVFGSTVSWASRKQVTVSTSSSEAEYVALSSAVSEAIWLGGLLEDLN; from the exons ATGCTGAAGCAACAACTGTCCCGTGAATTTGAAATGTCGGATTGCGGTGAGGCAAG CTACCTAGGTCGTTACCAGCAGAATCCAGTAGATCAACATTGGCAGGCTTTGAAGCGCATCGTGAGATACCTGAAGGGGACTACCAAACTCGGTTTACTATACAACGAATCCTCATCACCGTTAATCGGATTTGTGGATGCAGACTGGGCGTCGGATCAAGAAGATAGAAAATCTGtgactggttttgttttcaagGTGTTCGGATCAACCGTATCGTGGGCAAGCAGAAAACAAGTAACGGTATCCACTTCATCAAGTGAAGCGGAATATGTTGCTCTTAGTTCCGCTGTCAGTGAAGCGATTTGGTTGGGTGGACTCCTGGAAGATCTAAACT